The genomic segment TGCCGCCCGTCGCGCCGAGCGTCGGCTTGCCGCTGTCGAGCACCACCGCCCCGCCGGTGACGTTGCGGCCGAACAGCGTGCCCTGCGGCCCCTTCAGCACCTGCACCGAGTTGAGGCCGTACAGATCGAACACTGCCGCGGAATTGCGCGGGATGAACACGTCGTCGAGCACGACCGCCACTGGCTTGTTGGCGCCGATCTGGGTGAAGGTGTTGGACGCGCCCCGGATGGCGATGGTCGGGCTCGAATAGTTGAAGGCCGAGACCATCAGGCCCGGCGTCACGCGCGACACGTCGCGCAGGTCGGACATGCGGTAAAGGTCGAGCGTCTTGCCCGAAATGACGCTGAGCGAGGCCGGCACGGACTGCGCGGTTTCCTCGCGCTTCTGCACCGTCACCACCACCTCGACCGGCGCTTCGGCTTCCGCGCGGGCACCGGCACTTGCGACCACCGCATAGCTCGACGGGCCGGTGGATACGGCCTCAAGCCCCGTGCCGCTCAGCAACTGACGCAGGCCCGCTTCGACCGTATAGCTGCCGCGCACAGCATTGGTGCGGCGGCCCGACGCGGCTTCGGCGCTGATCAGCACCTGCTTGCCCGACTGACTGGCGAAGGCGCGCACGCCCTCGGCCGCCGTCTGAGCCTCGACATTGAAGCTGTAGTTCTGGGCGAGGGCCGGCGCGGCGCAGAGCGCCGGAACCGCCGCCGTCGCCAGCCAGAATGCGCGCGAAGTGCTGCCGAAAATCATTGTCTGTCCCCATATCCGCCTGCGCCCGGCCATCGGACGCTTCAACAGACAAGACCGCCCGCAGCAGGCTTTCCTTATGACGGTTTCATGAAGTTTACCGAGGTGTGGCCCAGCCGATACGAATCTCACCATCTGAACGTCGCACGGGCGCACCCAATACTATGCCCGTGGTGCGGGCAAAGGCCAGAGGATCGCGTGCATCGAACACGCCGTAGAGCCGTTCGCCGCGCAAGGCCGGATCGGCGACGACGAGTTGTATCTCATTATAGCGGTTGAACTGCGCGACTGCCTGATCCAGCGTTTCGCCATTGAGATCGATACGCCCTAATCGCCAGGCGACGCTGCGCTCGGCCCCGCCGTCGTTCAGGGCGGTCTTAACGATGGCCTCGGACCTGCGCGCCTCGATCCCCTCGCCCGCCGCCACGCGCGTGCGGGCTTCGGGACGATCGCTCCACCAGGTTTCGACCACGCCTTCGGTGACGACCACGCGCGCCTGATCACCGTCGTGGATCACCGAAAAGGCCGTGCCGACCGCACGGACGCGCAGCTTGCCGGCGGCCACTACGAAGGGACGCGCATGATCGGGGTGAACCTGAAAGAAGGCTTCACCCCGTTGCAGATCGACGCGACGCACCTCACCGCCCATATCGACACGCAGGGCGGTCGCCGCGTTCAGCGTCGCTGCCGAACCGTC from the Asticcacaulis sp. AND118 genome contains:
- a CDS encoding FecR family protein — encoded protein: MSVRETAAEIEEAATRWLWRRESGDWDADSDAALDDWLRVSTARQGAFLRAEAAFMTLDRLNWDAEQATPKTPRALPVMSRRWLIGGGLAAAASVTGAFVMLKGQSYVSPVREIRSIALADGSAATLNAATALRVDMGGEVRRVDLQRGEAFFQVHPDHARPFVVAAGKLRVRAVGTAFSVIHDGDQARVVVTEGVVETWWSDRPEARTRVAAGEGIEARRSEAIVKTALNDGGAERSVAWRLGRIDLNGETLDQAVAQFNRYNEIQLVVADPALRGERLYGVFDARDPLAFARTTGIVLGAPVRRSDGEIRIGWATPR